The following are encoded in a window of Salmo trutta chromosome 9, fSalTru1.1, whole genome shotgun sequence genomic DNA:
- the LOC115199942 gene encoding tumor necrosis factor ligand superfamily member 6, with protein sequence MTAAANEEVRCEIRCHCAKSDRILYSRVSRRDKVLSVCLTRFAAFVSILLSCAALLLHVYQHKAAYNQFTSAGSFSIGGLQQQQVRTNPSAHLTAPDSFSHSKREYLEWEDKRGLAHLNDFEYDDGDLIVPKDGVYEVYLQITFRRPSHFVCSKEGPVFILFQRVILFAMNYPNDSALLTASDTVYCSQPPGSEGCMEEDSVIPYWQKSPRTSGVFKLKAGDRLRVSNEDRYHELMLLQEDKTFFGAYLV encoded by the exons ATGACAGCCGCTGCCAATGAAGAGGTTCGCTGCGAGATCCGGTGTCATTGTGCCAAGAGTGACAGGATTCTTTATTCCCGGGTGAGCCGCAGAGATAAAGTGCTGTCAGTGTGCCTCACTCGGTTCGCTGCGTTTGTCTCTATACTTCTGTCGTGTGCTGCACTCCTGCTACACGTATATCAACATAAAGCAGCGTACAACCAG TTCACTTCAGCGGGAAGCTTTTCTATAG GCGGTCTTCAGCAGCAGCAAGTTAGAACCAATCCAAGTGCCCATCTGACAG CTCCAGACTCATTTAGTCATTCGAAAAGGGAATACCTTGAATGGGAGGACAAACGTGGACTTGCTCACCTCAACGACTTTGAGTATGATGACGGCGACCTCATCGTGCCGAAAGATGGCGTGTACGAGGTTTACCTGCAGATCACCTTCCGAAGGCCGAGTCACTTTGTGTGTAGCAAAGAGGGCCCTGTTTTCATCCTCTTCCAGAGGGTGATCCTGTTTGCAATGAACTACCCGAATGACAGTGCACTACTAACAGCATCTGACACAGTGTACTGCAGTCAGCCTCCTGGCTCAGAGGGCTGCATGGAGGAGGACTCAGTGATTCCTTACTGGCAAAAGTCTCCACGCACGTCCGGAGTGTTTAAACTTAAAGCTGGGGACAGGCTTAGAGTGAGTAACGAGGACAGGTACCATGAGTTGATGCTCCTTCAAGAAGATAAGACGTTTTTTGGGGCATATCTCGTTTGA
- the prrt1b gene encoding proline rich transmembrane protein 1B has translation MDPVIQPPGPESQALSGGRTAVQEGNSGTQDLVGRASLPVQTTHLSSNSDNVHTVCPPVPKTDSTFAACRPLRAHSDSDGRLTREELLSQTDLAGGTPSTVCQPQISSVQPDMTASTPSEEPPPYSPPDPKMAYIIYPPQPPHYPGPPVIACQPGPNQPAFYQAQFMPSPSYPPYTIYMSSPPLGDERPPLPKDYMVESLLVTIFCCLMSGLIALLYSYETRAALARGDMREAERASQKARLLVLFSLMFGVFVCVGWIIYVVISLCA, from the exons ATGGACCCAG TCATTCAACCACCCGGCCCTGAGAGCCAGGCCCTGTCCGGTGGGAGGACAGCAGTGCAGGAGGGAAACTCAGGAACCCAAGACCTTGTTGGACGTGCAAGCTTACCTGTCCAAACCACTCATCTGTCATCCAACAGTGACAATGTCCACACTGTCTGTCCTCCAGTGCCTAAGACAGACAGTACTTTTGCTGCCTGTCGACCATTAAGAGCTCACAGTGACAGTGATGGGAGGTTAACCAGGGAGGAGCTGCTAAGCCAGACTGACCTGGCAGGAGGGACACCCTCGACTGTGTGTCAACCACAGATCTCCTCGGTCCAACCAGACATGACAGCATCCACCCCATCAGAAGAGCCCCCACCCTACAGCCCACCTGACCCCAAGATGGCCTATATTATCTATCCTCCACAACCACCTCACTACCCAGGACCCCCTGTCATAGCCTGCCAGCCAGGACCCAACCAGCCAGCCTTCTACCAGGCCCAGTTCATGCCTTCACCCAGCTACCCTCCCTACACCATA TACATGAGCAGCCCTCCACTGGGGGACGAGCGGCCTCCCCTGCCCAAGGACTACATGGTGGAGTCCCTGCTGGTCACCATCTTCTGCTGCCTTATGAGTGGCCTCATCGCCCTTTTGTACTCATATGAG ACCCGTGCTGCTCTGGCCAGAGGGGAcatgagggaggcagagagggctTCCCAGAAGGCCCGTTTGCTGGTGCTGTTCAGCCTGATGTTtggggtgtttgtttgtgtgggcTGGATCATATATGTAGTGATTTCTCTCTGTGCATAG